The Mercurialis annua linkage group LG2, ddMerAnnu1.2, whole genome shotgun sequence genome contains a region encoding:
- the LOC126670746 gene encoding uncharacterized protein LOC126670746: MGGSSFLPSLGPFMDNVSPTWLASILSGIIMCITVYQLTGFVSALCFKGYGKLTKVQTMEWNNRGFSTFHALFVASASFYLLVLSGLFDEGSQEESILYRNSVVSNSVLGISIGYFLADLAMIIWYFPALGGLEYVLHHGLSMYSIILSLISGQGQFYILMVLFTESTTPFVNLRWYLDLAGQKNSKAYVCNGILLFVGWLVARVILFVYFFTHMFIHFDEVKNIFPLGFYSMLVVPPALSIMNIIWFWKIARGLLKTLSRPKTHSQ, translated from the exons ATGGGGGGTTCATCTTTTCTTCCAAGTCTTGGACCCTTTATGGACAATGTCAGTCCAACTTGGCTGGCGTCCATCCTTTCGGGTATCATCATGTGCATAACT GTGTATCAATTAACAGGTTTTGTTAGCGCTTTGTGCTTTAAAGGATATGGGAAGCTCACCAAAGTGCAAACAATGGAATGGAACAATCG GGGCTTCTCCACATTTCATGCTCTTTTTGTGGCGTCAGCTTCTTTCTACCTCTTGGTATTATCAGGTCTTTTTGATGAAGGTTCTCAAGAAGAGTCGATCCTTTACAGAAACTCGGTCGTATCAAACTCTGTATTAGGG ATCTCTATTGGTTATTTCCTGGCAGATCTGGCAATGATCATTTGGTATTTTCCAGCTCTAGGTGGTCTTGAGTAT GTTTTGCACCATGGGCTATCAATGTATTCAATAATTCTCTCCCTTATAAGTGGTCAAGGACAGTTTTATATTCTAATGGTTCTGTTCACAGAGAGCACAACTCCTTTTGTAAACTTAAGATG GTACTTGGATCTTGCTGGTCAGAAAAACTCTAAAGCATACGTCTGCAATGGAATCCTCTTGTTCGTGGGCTGGCTG GTGGCAAGGGTTATCTTGTTCGTatactttttcacgcacatgtTCATCCACTTTGATGAG GTGAAAAATATATTTCCCCTGGGTTTCTACAGCATGCTTGTAGTTCCACCTGCGCTATCAATAATGAATATCATCTGGTTTTGGAAAATAGCAAGAGGCTTACTTAAAACTCTTTCAAGACCTAAAACACACAGTCAGTGA